Part of the Corynebacterium efficiens YS-314 genome is shown below.
GGTGGCGGGCGACGTCGACACGCACGGTGGCCACGGCGACGAGCACCAGAGCCACGCCCATGACGGCGAAACCGAGCTGGGGGGAGAAGCTGAAGAGCAGCGAGGAGGCGGTCAGCGTCAGGACGAGCGCCGTGACGGTGGTTTCCGCCGCAACGCCGCCGAAGGAGATGCGGGCCAGCTCAAGCCGCTCACCGATGATGGTGGCCACCGTAAAGACCACGGCGAACGGCATCGCATAGGCGAAGGGCGCACCGAGGGCCCAGACAAGCGCCGCGGCGACACCACCGATGACCCCGGCAGCCTGGGTCAGCACCGCGAAGGTGGCCTGACGCCGGTGGACCTTGAGGTAGGTCGCCCCCAGGACCAGGAAACTGAGGGCGAAGAACGCGCCGGGTACCAGCCGGGGAAAACCGGACAGCGTGGTGACCACCCCGAATGCATGCGCCAGCGGTCCGAGCCACGCCCACCTGGTGCGCACGGCGACGGCGCGTTCGATGCCGATCGCCCCGCCGACAAACCCGAAGACCATGAGTGGGCCATGGTCCTGGGCCAGGGAGGTCGCGGGGCTGTCCAGCAGGTAACCGAGCTTGACCGTGCCGGCGAGCAGGCCTGTGATCACGGAGATACCGGCGAAGATCAGGAAACCGAAGCGCAGCGCCAGTGGCGGGTTCCACGTCCGCGACGGGGAACGATGCTTTATTTGCACGGGTTTTATCGTACTATTAACTCATCCGTTCCCCAAGTATCGGGCCGGATTTCCCGTTCCCGCCCACAGACAGGATGTGTACGATGCAGCTTCCGATCTCCGCAACCGGCCAGGCCGGTCAGATCCCCACCCTCAACGCCTCCGAGATTCCGCATGCGGTGCGCCACGGCGCCATTCACGGCGCGCTCGGCACCCGCAACGTAGGCGAAGCCATGATCCTCATCGCCCCGCACAATCCGCTGCCGCTCCTCAAGGAGGTTGAGGCCCGCGAAGAGACCTTCGAGCTTGAGTACCTCCGGGAGGGGCCGACCGACTGGCACATCAAATTCACCCGCACCGCATAGTGGCTCCTAGTTGCCCAGCAACTGCCTCAGAGCATCGTTGATAGCGTTCACGCCATCCTGGACGGTGGGTGCCTGTGGGGTGGTGGGGCTTGTCGGCCGGGGTGCCGGTGCATCCTGCGTGGTGTCGGGGCTGGTGGCCGGTGGTGGGGTGGGGCTTGAACCGTCGGAGATGTCGAGGATGATGGTCCCACCGTCGACAAGCGTCCCGTCCTCCGGGCGCGCCGCGACCACCGTGCCGCGTGGTCGCCCGCTGCCCGGGACCGTCCGCGTGGTCACCCGGTAGCCTTCGGCCTCCGCTGCACGCCTCGCGGCGGCTTCGCTCTGCCCGGTGAGCTCACGGATGAAAGCCGCGTTCGCCCCCAGCTGGAAATCATTGGAGTTGTCCGGGATGGAACCTGCGAGTGCCGCCGGGACATTGTTGGCGAGCTGGAACCAGGTCTGGGCAGGCTCCCGACCACCGTAGAGGTCACCGGAGCCACACTGGCGCACCGGAGAACTGCACAGGGGCGTGGTGGTGGTGCCGTCGTTGTAGATATACGGCGCGGCTGCGAACTTGTCGTTGTAGCCCAGGAAAGCAGATGACTGGTTGGACTCGGTGGTACCGGTCTTCGCCGCGATCGGCTGGGTCCAGCCGTACATGCTCGCGGCTCCCGCGGCGGTTCCCTCGGTGATGTCCTCGCTCATGCCCACGGTGAGGGCGGCGGCATCCCGCTCATCCATCACGCGTTCGCATTCGGGACGGTCGATGTAGACCTCGTTGCCGTCACGGTCGTGGACCGAGACGATCGGGTTCGGTGCACACCACACGCCACCGGATGCCAGGGTCGCGGCGACGTTGGACAGCTCCAGGGGGTTCACGGCGGTGGGACCCAGGGTGTAGGAACCCAGGTTGGCGTTCTTCATGTAGTCCGCGATGGAGGAGGTTCCATCGAAACTGCCCTCCTCGGTGTAACTGCGCAGGCCAAGCTTCACCGACAGATCCACCACCTTGTCCACACCGACCTGCTCGATCAGCTGGATGAAGGTGGTGTTGGGGGAGTAGGCAAGCGCCTCCTGCAGAGTCATCCGGGGCTTGTAGGTACCGGCGTTTTCCACGCAGTAGGTGTTGGGTGGGCAGTTCTGCGCACCACCTGTTCCCAGCCCCTTGGCCTCATAGCGGGTGGGCACATCCAGCATGGTGTCCAGGCCCATGCCCTGCTCGATGGCGACTCCGGCCGTGAAGATCTTGAAGATGGAACCCGCACCGTTACCCACCCGGGAACTGGTCTGCGGGAGGATCGTCTCACCGGCCTCCAGGTCGAGCCCGTAGTTACGGGAGGAGGCCATGGCCAGGATGTCACGCGAGTTGGAACCGGGTTCGATGACATTGACCACCTCGGCCACACCCGGGGCGGCGGGGTCGGTGTGGTTCACCACCGAGGCGCGGGCGGCGTCCTGCACCACGGGATCCAGGGTGAGCTGGATGGTGTAGGCATCCTTGTCCAGCATGTCCCGGGTGATGCCCTGCTCCGCGAGGTAACTCAGGGCGTAATCACAGAAGAAACCACGATCGCCTGCACCGATGCACCCGTTGGGCTCACCCTGCGGGGTCTCCAACACACCAAGCGGCTGCTGCTGGTAATTTGCCGCGTCCTCCCGGGTGATCGCGCCGGTATCCGCCATCGCCGACAGCACCGTGTTGCGCCGCTCGAAGACCCCGTCATGGTTGGTGTACGGGTTGAGATACGAGGAGGACTGCACGATACCGGCGAGCATCGCCGACTGCGGGACAGTCAGTTCCGCAGCGGAGATCCCGAAATAGGTACGGGCGGCAGCCTCCACACCGTAGGCCCCGTTACCGAAGGGGACGATGTTGAGATACCGGGTGAGGATCTCATCCTTGCTCAGCTTGTCATCCAGATCGGAGGCCATCCGCATCTCACGCAGCTTGCGGGGGATGGAGGTCTCGATGGCGGCAGCCTGCTCGGCCTCATCATCGGCATCAACCAGCAGGAGGAAATTCTTCACATACTGCTGGTTGATGGTGGAGGCACCCTGTTCCACTCCACCCGCGGCCAGGTTGGTGAGCATCGCGCGACCGAATCCCTGCAGGTCAACGCCGTCATGTTCATAGAACCGACGGTCCTCGATGGAGACGATGGCATCTTTCATCGGCTGGGAGATCTGATCCCCGGTCACCTCGAAACGCCGCTGCGAATACAGGTAGGCCAGTGGCTCGCCGGTGGCATCGGTGATGGTGGTGACCCCGGGGCCACGTCCATCCTCGAGATCGGCGAGGTTGGACTGCATCGTCTCATTCGTGCGTGCGAAGGCGACCCCGGTGATACTGGCGACGGGCACCAGCGCCAGGGCGCCGAGCAGCCCCGCTGCCACCGTGGATGCCAGGAGTTTGGTCATGGACTTTGGGAAGGACACGGTAACAGCCTAGCTACTGAAGCCTGTTTCGTGAATCTGGCCAACCATGCTGTGGTCCATGCTGTGTCTCATGCTGCGGGGACAACTGTGGGGTCGATCGGGTTCGGCGGAACCGCTAGGTCATGCGGAGATCGGTCACGCAGGTCGCCCCGTCGTCGCTGGTGGAGAATGCGGTCGTGCCCGTCCGGTCCTGGTGGGTGATCTCGATCGTGCCGGTGGTCTCACTGGGAAGCCAGAAACCGACGAAACCATTGTCGAAGGTGGTTGCCTGCTCATCGACCAGGACCTCCCCGGATGCCTCATCGGTGATGGTGACGTGGACCGGTTCATTGCCCAGCTCACCGAGGCAGGTGGTCAGACTGTGATAGAAGCAGTCATGTGTCTGGGTGAGATAGGGGGCGATGGACACATAGGTCTGATTCTCGGGCAGGTCGAGCACGAGCTCCTGGTTGTCATCACTCAACACCAGTTCATCGGTGCGCACCGAGGCGATCAGATCGGTGGGGCGCTCGGCGACGGGCAGTGCATCCAGGTGGTCGATGATCTGGGAGGCATCCAAGTCGGCCAGACCGTGGCTGGCGAGGAACTGGTCCTGGGTGGCTGCTGTGCCATTTGTGGCGGTGGTGTCCGCTGCGTCATTTGTGGGGGCTGGATCCTGGTTCGTGGCCGAGCATCCGGCCAGGGTGAGGGAGAGGGTGGCGAGGATGATCGCTGTTCTTTTCACGTGGGGTTCCTTGAATCGTGAGGGAGGGAGGGGATTGCCATTGACAGATGTTCTTGGTTCTTTCTCTAGCACACCCGGATCAGGTGGAGGAAATGTCAAGGTTCAGCCTGTGGGTTTGGCCGAGCGAGGGGGAATGACCCAGGGTGGCCCCGGTCACCGTCGGTCCCGGACTGAAGACATTGGAGACGCTCCAGCGTTCACCCCCGCCATGGAGTCGGGGTCTGTCCCGGTGTGAACCGGACTGGGGCATCGCCCTGTGGGCAGTCCTTTTCCGGCCACCGGGTCACGGGGTGGGCTGCGTGCACCACCGGGAGTCACCGCGTGTGGTCGGGGTGATATTTAAAGAGTTGATGAAGATTGCCCGGTGGGAGGTCTGAAACACCCGGATCATCCCCCGAGGGGGAGATACTGGGTGTCATGGCTGTCCAAACACCAACCGACACTCTGGCTGCGGGGCGCGTGCTCATCGTCGATGATGAAAAACCGCTGGCCCAGATGGTTGAGACCTATCTCCTCCGGGCCGGGTTCGAAACTGTTCAGGCACACACCGGGATCGATGCCGTCCATGAGGCGCGCAGATTCTCCCCGGATGTGGTGATCCTCGACCTTGGATTACCTGAACTCGATGGTCTTGAGGTGTGCCGTCAGGTCCGTGCCTTCTCGGACTGCTACATCCTCATGCTCACGGCCCGCGGTAGTGAGGAGGATAAGATCACCGGTCTGACCATGGGGGCCGATGATTACATCACCAAACCCTTCGGCATCAGGGAACTGGTCACCCGGGTGCGGGCGGTTATGCGCCGCCCCCGCATCACCGTCACCGGCCCGGGGACGGACGCCCCGTTGATCATCGGGGACCTTGTCATCGACCCCTCCGCGCATACGGTCCGCGTCGGGGGCGGGGCAGTGGACATCACGCCTACTGAATTTGATCTCCTGCTGGCCCTGGCACTGCGTCCCGGCCGGGTCTGTTCGCGTCGGGAGCTGGTCACCGAGGTGTGGGATACAACCTGGGTGGGTGATGAGCGCATTGTTGATGTTCATATCGGGAATCTCAGACGCAAGCTCGGTACCGATGCGCGGGGGAGGGGTCTTATCGACACCGTCCGTGGGGTGGGGTACCGGTTGGGGCAGGTATGACTCACAGGCCTGGACTGATGTTCCGTTTTCTGGCTGCCCAGGTACTGGTCGTGGCGATCAGTTTGAGTGTGGCAGTGGCAGTGGCATCCCTGGTGGGCCCTCCCCTGTTTCACGAGCACCTGGTCATGGCTGGTCTGGAGGATCCGTCCCTGGAGCAGTTCCACGCTGAACAGGCCTACCGGTATGCCAACCTGATCACGCTGGCCGTCGCTCTGCCCACCGCACTGATCTGTGCGGTGCTGACCAGTCTGGTGTTGTCTCGTCGACTGCGGGCACCCCTGCGGGATCTTACCTGTGCAGCTGCGGGCATGGCGAATGGGAATTACCATGTCAGGGTGCCTGTGGGGCAGGCCGGACCTGAGGTAGACACGTTGGCGCGGGCCTTCAACACGATGGCCACCAGGTTGGAGCAGACCGAACAGGTGCGACGCCAGATGCTGTCGGATCTCGCACATGAGATGGGCACACCATTATCGGTACTCGCGGTCTACCTCGACGGGCTCCAGGACGGGGTGATCGACTGGAATACCGCCACGCAGAAGGTCATCAGTGACCAGTTGAGCCGATTGACCCGGTTGACCGAGGACATGGATGAGGTCTCCCGGGTCCAGGAGCACCGCATTGCTCTCGAGCTGGCGGAAGAGAACCTGGCAGAGGTGCTCTCCACCTCACTGAACGCAGTCCGGGAGGCATATCAGGCCAAGTCTGTGGATCTGCAGCTGATTCCCGTTCCGCCACGGACCACGGTGGTTCTCGATCAGCAAAGGTTCGGCCAGGTGATGGGCAACCTGCTCTCCAACGCACTTCGTCATACCCCCGCTGGTGGCCGGGTGACCGTCCGAACCAGCCAGCAGGGACAGGATTTTGTCGCCATCGAGGTCGCTGACACCGGTGAGGGCATGGCAGAAGGCCAGATTGAGCATATTTTCGAACGTTTCTACCGCGGGGACACCGCTCGCAGCCGGGATAACGGGGGGTCAGGTATCGGCTTGACCATCTCCCGGGCTCTGATCGAAGCCCATGGGGGAACCCTGGGTGCTACCTCACCCGGCCTCGGGGCGGGATCTGTCTTTACCATCCGTCTTCCGCTTTATCCAGATGGTATGTCGACGAACCCCTCCAGGGGTGTTGCGCCGGGGCATGTGCACCCGCCTCCCCAGCCCCTTCCCCATATACCCCATGGGGGTATATGATGGCGGTAGTGCCCACCCAGTCCCCCGACACGAAGGAGGGATCCGCAGCATTTACAACGCCAGCAGCATTGTCAGGGCGTAGGAACCCCATTACCCCGATCCGGGGCAAGCGATAAGGAGAGTCATGAATACCCACCCGCACCACGGTGATCAGTACCATAAGCGCAGTGGACACGACCATCGCCGGCAAGCTGACACCCACGGTCAGGCCATGCCCGGCACCCCGCCGCATTCCGCAGTCGATGAGGAACATCCCCCGCCGGGGGACCATGGCAATCATCACCACCATGGTCACCATGGTCACAGTGGCCACAGTGACCACAGTGGCCACAGTGACCACAGTGGCCACGATCATGCAGGTCACAGCGGCCACGGGGGCCATGACGGCCATGGTGGCCATGACGGGCACGGTCATCACAGTGCGGAGATGTTCAAAAACCGGTTCTGGCTCAGTCTGGTCCTCTCGATACCGGTGGTGTTCTTCAGCCCGATGGTTGCGCACCTGCTCGGTTACACCATCCCGGAGTTCCCCGGGGCAAGCTGGATCGCCCCCATCCTGGGCACCGTGGTCTTCATCT
Proteins encoded:
- a CDS encoding DUF2249 domain-containing protein, producing the protein MQLPISATGQAGQIPTLNASEIPHAVRHGAIHGALGTRNVGEAMILIAPHNPLPLLKEVEAREETFELEYLREGPTDWHIKFTRTA
- a CDS encoding transglycosylase domain-containing protein; the encoded protein is MTKLLASTVAAGLLGALALVPVASITGVAFARTNETMQSNLADLEDGRGPGVTTITDATGEPLAYLYSQRRFEVTGDQISQPMKDAIVSIEDRRFYEHDGVDLQGFGRAMLTNLAAGGVEQGASTINQQYVKNFLLLVDADDEAEQAAAIETSIPRKLREMRMASDLDDKLSKDEILTRYLNIVPFGNGAYGVEAAARTYFGISAAELTVPQSAMLAGIVQSSSYLNPYTNHDGVFERRNTVLSAMADTGAITREDAANYQQQPLGVLETPQGEPNGCIGAGDRGFFCDYALSYLAEQGITRDMLDKDAYTIQLTLDPVVQDAARASVVNHTDPAAPGVAEVVNVIEPGSNSRDILAMASSRNYGLDLEAGETILPQTSSRVGNGAGSIFKIFTAGVAIEQGMGLDTMLDVPTRYEAKGLGTGGAQNCPPNTYCVENAGTYKPRMTLQEALAYSPNTTFIQLIEQVGVDKVVDLSVKLGLRSYTEEGSFDGTSSIADYMKNANLGSYTLGPTAVNPLELSNVAATLASGGVWCAPNPIVSVHDRDGNEVYIDRPECERVMDERDAAALTVGMSEDITEGTAAGAASMYGWTQPIAAKTGTTESNQSSAFLGYNDKFAAAPYIYNDGTTTTPLCSSPVRQCGSGDLYGGREPAQTWFQLANNVPAALAGSIPDNSNDFQLGANAAFIRELTGQSEAAARRAAEAEGYRVTTRTVPGSGRPRGTVVAARPEDGTLVDGGTIILDISDGSSPTPPPATSPDTTQDAPAPRPTSPTTPQAPTVQDGVNAINDALRQLLGN
- a CDS encoding CueP family metal-binding protein, which gives rise to MKRTAIILATLSLTLAGCSATNQDPAPTNDAADTTATNGTAATQDQFLASHGLADLDASQIIDHLDALPVAERPTDLIASVRTDELVLSDDNQELVLDLPENQTYVSIAPYLTQTHDCFYHSLTTCLGELGNEPVHVTITDEASGEVLVDEQATTFDNGFVGFWLPSETTGTIEITHQDRTGTTAFSTSDDGATCVTDLRMT
- a CDS encoding response regulator transcription factor, whose protein sequence is MAVQTPTDTLAAGRVLIVDDEKPLAQMVETYLLRAGFETVQAHTGIDAVHEARRFSPDVVILDLGLPELDGLEVCRQVRAFSDCYILMLTARGSEEDKITGLTMGADDYITKPFGIRELVTRVRAVMRRPRITVTGPGTDAPLIIGDLVIDPSAHTVRVGGGAVDITPTEFDLLLALALRPGRVCSRRELVTEVWDTTWVGDERIVDVHIGNLRRKLGTDARGRGLIDTVRGVGYRLGQV
- a CDS encoding sensor histidine kinase, whose translation is MTHRPGLMFRFLAAQVLVVAISLSVAVAVASLVGPPLFHEHLVMAGLEDPSLEQFHAEQAYRYANLITLAVALPTALICAVLTSLVLSRRLRAPLRDLTCAAAGMANGNYHVRVPVGQAGPEVDTLARAFNTMATRLEQTEQVRRQMLSDLAHEMGTPLSVLAVYLDGLQDGVIDWNTATQKVISDQLSRLTRLTEDMDEVSRVQEHRIALELAEENLAEVLSTSLNAVREAYQAKSVDLQLIPVPPRTTVVLDQQRFGQVMGNLLSNALRHTPAGGRVTVRTSQQGQDFVAIEVADTGEGMAEGQIEHIFERFYRGDTARSRDNGGSGIGLTISRALIEAHGGTLGATSPGLGAGSVFTIRLPLYPDGMSTNPSRGVAPGHVHPPPQPLPHIPHGGI